The Mucilaginibacter terrenus genome has a segment encoding these proteins:
- a CDS encoding GMC oxidoreductase — protein sequence MSVNTTPGDTASLTFDAIVIGSGISGGWAAKELCEQGLKTLVLERGRNVEHIKDYPTAATPPWEFRYRGSINRAQQEENPLITKAAGYGDDCDHFFVKDADHPYVQEKPFDWIRGYQVGGKSLTWGRATQRWSEFEFTAPERFGYGIGWPIGYKDVAPWYSHVEKFIGICGNKDGLEAMPDGEFMTPFEMNAPLKHIRESLKQNYTDRHLVHARWAHLTEPGEVHLQQGRGKCQARNMCMRGCPFGGYFSSVSSTLPWAKKTGNLTIRPHSVVHSIIYDEQLGKASGVRVIDAETKQVIEYKARIIFLNASALNSNLVLLNSKSKRFPNGLGNDNGLMGKYIAFHNYRASVTADLDGYLDSYYYGRNPTDLILVNFRNLHKQETDFKGGYTTFMNAYRDQHSEKTTEQIGAKYKDELCEPGSWHVFAYLQGETVPKESNHVRLSDDKKDQWGIPLLVTSVAYDDNDDRMIADFHTQTSQMLEKAGCKNIQTHNTKQAPGLDIHEMGGVRMGKDPKTSLLNEWNQLHLCKNVFVTDGACMASTGNQSPSILYMALTARAATYAVNQMKEGKL from the coding sequence ATGTCTGTAAATACAACCCCGGGCGATACTGCGTCGCTCACGTTTGATGCCATTGTTATCGGTTCAGGAATAAGTGGCGGCTGGGCCGCTAAGGAGCTTTGCGAACAGGGCCTCAAGACCCTGGTGCTGGAACGCGGCCGCAACGTAGAACACATTAAGGACTACCCTACTGCTGCAACCCCGCCATGGGAATTCAGGTATCGTGGAAGTATTAACCGTGCACAGCAGGAAGAAAACCCGCTTATAACCAAGGCTGCGGGTTACGGCGACGACTGCGATCACTTTTTTGTAAAGGATGCAGATCACCCTTATGTACAGGAAAAACCTTTTGATTGGATCCGCGGATACCAGGTTGGTGGCAAATCGCTCACCTGGGGCCGCGCTACCCAACGCTGGAGCGAATTTGAATTTACCGCTCCTGAGCGCTTTGGTTATGGTATAGGCTGGCCAATTGGTTACAAAGACGTTGCACCCTGGTACTCCCATGTAGAAAAATTTATAGGCATCTGCGGTAACAAAGATGGCCTGGAGGCAATGCCCGATGGCGAATTCATGACACCGTTTGAGATGAATGCGCCCTTAAAACACATCCGTGAATCGCTTAAACAAAACTATACCGACCGGCACCTGGTACACGCCCGCTGGGCACACCTCACGGAACCAGGTGAAGTACACCTGCAGCAAGGGAGGGGCAAATGCCAGGCACGTAATATGTGCATGAGAGGCTGCCCATTCGGAGGATACTTTAGTTCGGTAAGTTCTACGCTTCCCTGGGCAAAAAAGACAGGCAACCTCACCATTCGCCCGCATTCTGTAGTACATTCCATCATTTACGACGAACAGTTGGGTAAAGCATCCGGCGTGCGGGTGATCGATGCTGAGACAAAGCAAGTAATAGAATACAAGGCACGTATCATCTTCCTCAATGCATCTGCACTAAACAGCAACCTTGTACTGCTTAATTCAAAATCAAAGCGTTTTCCTAATGGTTTAGGCAACGACAATGGTTTAATGGGTAAATACATCGCTTTTCATAATTATCGAGCCTCGGTAACGGCAGACCTGGACGGTTACCTGGACAGCTACTATTACGGCCGCAACCCTACGGATCTTATCCTGGTTAACTTCCGCAACCTGCACAAACAGGAAACTGATTTTAAGGGTGGTTACACCACTTTCATGAATGCGTATCGTGATCAACATTCTGAAAAAACCACAGAACAGATAGGCGCGAAATATAAGGACGAGCTTTGTGAGCCCGGCAGCTGGCATGTGTTTGCTTATTTACAGGGCGAAACCGTACCTAAAGAAAGCAACCATGTGCGCCTGAGCGATGACAAAAAAGATCAGTGGGGGATCCCGTTGTTGGTTACCTCCGTAGCGTATGATGACAACGACGACCGGATGATTGCAGACTTTCACACGCAAACGTCGCAGATGCTGGAAAAAGCCGGCTGCAAGAACATACAAACACACAACACCAAACAAGCACCCGGGCTGGACATCCACGAGATGGGCGGCGTGCGTATGGGTAAAGACCCAAAAACATCGTTACTAAATGAATGGAACCAGTTGCACCTCTGCAAAAACGTATTTGTTACGGATGGGGCCTGCATGGCCAGTACAGGCAATCAAAGTCCGTCTATATTGTATATGGCTTTAACCGCCCGGGCGGCAACCTATGCAGTTAACCAAATGAAAGAAGGTAAGCTTTAA
- a CDS encoding 3-keto-disaccharide hydrolase — MKTVLVTIIAAIAMAGCNSSSNTKSVPQDSVNTAADTSWTVLFDGKTTNGWHTYGKTEPGKAWKAEDGILHLDARQKADWQTKDGGDLLTNDEFENYEFTTEWKISKAGNSGIIFNVKEDPKKYEYCWYTGIETQVVDNQFNEDGQIPKHRTGELYDLISISKDVAKPYDQWNKTTIILKDGVVNILLNNEQVLTTKLWTDDWKKLVASSKFKEWPDFGTFRKGHIALQDHGADVWYRNIKIRKL, encoded by the coding sequence ATGAAAACCGTTCTTGTTACCATAATAGCCGCCATTGCAATGGCAGGTTGTAACTCATCGTCAAACACTAAATCTGTTCCGCAAGACAGTGTTAATACTGCCGCCGACACATCCTGGACAGTACTATTTGATGGTAAGACAACTAACGGCTGGCATACATACGGCAAAACAGAACCGGGTAAGGCCTGGAAAGCTGAAGATGGCATTTTACATCTTGATGCGCGGCAAAAAGCCGACTGGCAAACCAAGGATGGCGGTGACCTGCTTACGAACGACGAATTTGAGAACTATGAGTTTACTACAGAATGGAAGATATCCAAAGCAGGAAACAGCGGCATTATCTTTAACGTTAAGGAAGACCCGAAAAAGTACGAGTACTGCTGGTATACGGGAATAGAAACACAGGTGGTCGACAATCAGTTTAATGAAGACGGCCAGATACCAAAACACCGCACAGGTGAACTTTATGATCTCATCTCCATTTCAAAGGATGTAGCCAAGCCTTATGACCAATGGAACAAAACTACCATTATCCTGAAGGATGGCGTGGTTAATATTTTACTAAACAACGAGCAGGTACTTACTACAAAGCTTTGGACCGACGATTGGAAGAAGCTAGTTGCCTCAAGTAAATTTAAAGAGTGGCCAGACTTCGGAACGTTTCGCAAAGGCCATATTGCTCTTCAGGATCATGGCGCCGATGTTTGGTACCGGAATATCAAGATAAGAAAACTATAA
- a CDS encoding alpha-L-rhamnosidase: MKTLYRFALLFTLFLSMLPAAKAAQPVNLRCEYLVNPLGIDATHPRFTWMLNDSRQGAKQTAYRLVVGTDSLAVLSGKGNKWTTDRVPSPAILISYEGSELQPYTKYYWKVETWDQNGVKATPSAIASFETGVMQMDNWKGTWISDEQGYNVKPAPYFRTTFGTGKKVKSARAYIAAAGLFELSLNGEKVGNHRLDPMYTRFDRRTIYVTFDVTKQILAGKNAIGVLLGNGWYNHQSTAVWDFHLASWRARPTFCLDLRITYEDGTIETISSNEHWKTALSPITLNSIYTAEHYDARLEQADWNTINFDDTKWKPAFARPTPSQNIVAQQVVPIRAVETIYSKSVTKLDDGNYVFDIGRNISGVSKITVKGKAGTIIHLKHGERLYKNGHVDLSNIDIHYRPTDDKDPFQVDEFILSGKGEESFMPRFNYKGFQYVEVSSSEPVEVTKESLTGYFMHSDVSPVGNVSSANPIIDKIWYATNNSYLSNLFGYPTDCPQREKNGWTGDAHIAIETGLYSFDAITVYEKWMADHRDEQQPNGVLPSIIPTAGWGYEWGNGPDWTSTVALIPWNIYMFYGDTKILADNYDNIRRYVNHINDLYPTGLTSWGLGDWVPVKSVSPVEMTSTAYYYADVTILARIAKLLGKTADADKYNQLGLKIKTAFNNKYLNRETAMYNKGLQTELSVPLYWGLVPDDFKARVADNLAKRVEADNFHLDVGILGGKAILNALSDNGHADVAYKIASQETYPSWGWWMVNGATTLYENWKIDAKSDISLNHIMFGGIGAWLYKGVGGIIPDERQPGFKNVILQPNFVPGLAHFEAEHTGPYGKIMSSWKRNANDVTYTVTVPANSTGEVRFPAGTKGYLNGKAVANIYQITAGNYQFTVR, from the coding sequence ATGAAAACACTTTACCGCTTTGCCCTCCTATTTACTTTATTCTTATCGATGTTGCCTGCGGCTAAAGCAGCACAGCCGGTAAATTTACGCTGCGAGTACCTGGTAAATCCGCTGGGTATAGATGCAACACATCCGCGCTTCACCTGGATGCTGAACGATTCACGTCAGGGTGCTAAGCAAACTGCTTACAGACTGGTGGTGGGTACAGATTCTCTCGCAGTGTTATCAGGCAAAGGCAACAAGTGGACTACAGACAGAGTGCCATCGCCGGCAATTCTGATAAGCTATGAAGGTAGCGAGCTGCAACCTTACACAAAATATTATTGGAAGGTAGAAACATGGGATCAAAATGGTGTTAAAGCAACGCCATCTGCCATAGCCAGTTTTGAGACAGGCGTTATGCAGATGGACAACTGGAAGGGCACCTGGATAAGCGACGAGCAGGGCTATAATGTTAAGCCTGCGCCTTATTTCCGCACTACATTCGGCACCGGTAAAAAGGTAAAATCGGCAAGGGCATACATTGCTGCCGCAGGCTTGTTTGAGCTTTCTTTAAATGGGGAAAAGGTAGGTAACCACCGGTTAGACCCTATGTACACGAGGTTTGACAGACGCACGATCTATGTTACTTTCGACGTAACCAAACAAATATTAGCCGGAAAAAATGCAATCGGCGTACTCTTAGGCAACGGCTGGTACAACCACCAGAGTACCGCCGTATGGGACTTCCACTTAGCATCATGGCGCGCACGGCCTACGTTTTGCCTCGACCTGCGCATCACTTATGAAGATGGCACCATTGAAACCATAAGCAGTAACGAGCATTGGAAAACAGCACTGAGCCCAATAACACTCAACAGCATTTACACCGCTGAGCACTATGACGCACGACTGGAGCAAGCCGACTGGAACACCATCAATTTCGACGACACCAAGTGGAAGCCTGCTTTTGCGCGGCCAACGCCTTCGCAAAACATCGTGGCTCAGCAGGTGGTGCCTATACGCGCGGTAGAAACCATTTATTCAAAATCCGTAACAAAGCTGGATGACGGCAACTACGTATTTGATATCGGTCGGAACATCTCGGGGGTTAGCAAGATAACAGTTAAAGGGAAAGCAGGAACAATTATCCACCTTAAGCACGGCGAGCGCCTGTACAAGAACGGCCACGTCGATCTTTCAAACATTGATATTCACTACCGCCCGACCGACGACAAAGATCCGTTCCAGGTAGATGAGTTTATACTGAGCGGTAAGGGAGAAGAAAGCTTTATGCCGAGGTTCAATTACAAGGGCTTCCAATATGTAGAAGTTAGTAGCAGCGAACCTGTAGAGGTCACCAAAGAGAGCCTCACCGGTTACTTTATGCACAGTGATGTATCGCCAGTGGGCAACGTAAGTAGTGCAAACCCGATCATCGACAAAATATGGTATGCAACCAACAACAGCTATTTAAGTAACCTCTTCGGCTATCCTACTGATTGCCCGCAACGGGAGAAGAACGGCTGGACCGGCGACGCGCACATCGCTATAGAAACAGGTTTATACAGTTTTGACGCCATAACTGTATATGAAAAATGGATGGCCGACCACCGCGACGAGCAACAGCCCAACGGGGTATTACCATCTATAATTCCGACTGCTGGCTGGGGCTACGAATGGGGCAACGGACCTGACTGGACCAGCACTGTGGCACTTATCCCATGGAATATTTATATGTTCTATGGCGATACAAAGATCCTGGCCGACAACTACGACAATATCCGCAGGTATGTAAACCATATTAACGACCTATACCCTACCGGGCTTACCAGTTGGGGATTAGGTGACTGGGTTCCGGTAAAGTCTGTATCGCCCGTGGAGATGACCTCTACCGCTTATTACTACGCGGACGTAACCATACTTGCGCGCATTGCGAAACTGCTGGGCAAAACGGCAGATGCTGACAAATACAACCAGCTTGGCTTGAAAATTAAGACCGCTTTTAACAACAAGTACCTTAACCGGGAAACCGCTATGTACAACAAAGGCCTGCAAACCGAACTTAGTGTTCCGCTGTATTGGGGCCTGGTTCCCGACGATTTTAAAGCCCGTGTAGCAGACAACCTGGCTAAGCGGGTTGAAGCCGACAACTTCCATTTAGACGTGGGTATACTTGGAGGCAAAGCCATCCTGAATGCTTTAAGTGATAACGGCCATGCAGACGTAGCCTACAAAATAGCTTCACAGGAAACGTATCCATCATGGGGCTGGTGGATGGTGAACGGTGCTACTACGCTTTACGAGAACTGGAAGATAGATGCCAAGTCTGACATCTCTCTTAATCACATCATGTTTGGCGGTATTGGAGCCTGGTTGTATAAAGGCGTTGGCGGCATTATTCCGGATGAACGGCAACCCGGCTTTAAGAACGTGATATTACAGCCAAACTTTGTACCCGGCCTGGCACATTTCGAGGCGGAGCATACGGGGCCATACGGTAAAATCATGTCCTCCTGGAAACGCAATGCTAATGATGTTACCTACACCGTTACAGTTCCTGCAAACTCAACCGGCGAGGTGCGTTTCCCTGCAGGAACAAAAGGGTACCTGAACGGCAAGGCCGTTGCAAACATTTATCAAATAACAGCAGGTAATTACCAGTTTACCGTAAGATAA
- a CDS encoding group III truncated hemoglobin — METRHEIAGLDDIRLLVDTFYQRIQADELLGPIFNERIQDRWPIHLEKMYRFWQTVLLEEYTYGGRPFPPHAQLPVDHEHFATWLALFTATVDELFTGAKADEAKWRAGKMAEMFEHKIAYIKQNKFNIQ, encoded by the coding sequence ATGGAAACAAGGCACGAAATAGCAGGTCTGGACGACATTAGACTGCTGGTAGATACATTTTACCAGCGGATACAGGCGGACGAACTACTCGGCCCGATATTTAACGAGCGAATACAAGACCGATGGCCAATACACCTGGAGAAGATGTACCGATTTTGGCAAACCGTATTACTTGAAGAGTATACTTACGGCGGTCGCCCGTTTCCACCTCATGCTCAACTGCCGGTTGATCACGAACATTTTGCAACATGGCTGGCGTTGTTTACAGCTACTGTTGATGAGTTATTCACCGGCGCTAAAGCAGATGAAGCTAAGTGGCGCGCCGGGAAAATGGCGGAGATGTTTGAGCATAAGATTGCCTATATTAAACAAAACAAGTTCAATATTCAATAG
- a CDS encoding SDR family oxidoreductase — translation MTISILGCGWYGFALAKQLISEGMSVKGSTTSADKVATLTEAGITAFLIDTGLDTELPGEFFSCDVLIISIPPKTRKGEGDGYITKLQKVIAASESYEVKKVIFISSTGVYADQSNTVTETSNPQPDTPSGVILLAAEQLFTDNKTFKTTIIRFGGLVGPGRDPGRFFAGKKDIPNGLAPVNLIHLDDCIGITKAVLMQDKFGCTINACTPHHPAKFIYYTQSARKSGLELPQFVPELKQWKIVTSEVVGKMIKYDSTLTNWYDWIGYPIEY, via the coding sequence ATGACAATTAGTATTCTGGGCTGTGGGTGGTATGGCTTTGCGCTAGCAAAGCAACTTATTTCGGAGGGTATGTCCGTTAAGGGTTCCACCACTTCTGCCGACAAAGTAGCAACGCTTACTGAAGCGGGCATAACTGCCTTCCTGATAGATACAGGGTTAGATACCGAACTCCCGGGTGAGTTTTTCAGCTGCGATGTCCTCATCATTTCTATCCCCCCTAAAACCAGGAAGGGGGAAGGTGACGGCTATATTACAAAGCTGCAAAAGGTTATTGCGGCATCAGAATCCTATGAAGTTAAAAAGGTAATATTCATAAGTTCGACAGGGGTGTATGCCGACCAGAGTAATACTGTAACCGAAACGTCCAACCCTCAACCTGACACACCATCAGGTGTAATTCTGCTGGCGGCCGAGCAGTTGTTTACTGATAATAAAACGTTTAAAACTACCATCATCAGATTTGGTGGACTAGTTGGTCCTGGACGTGATCCGGGCAGGTTCTTTGCCGGAAAGAAAGATATTCCCAATGGGCTAGCTCCTGTAAACTTGATTCACCTGGACGATTGTATCGGTATAACAAAGGCTGTATTAATGCAAGATAAATTCGGCTGCACTATTAATGCCTGCACGCCGCATCATCCCGCAAAGTTTATCTATTACACTCAGTCGGCGCGGAAATCCGGGTTGGAGTTGCCGCAGTTTGTGCCCGAGTTAAAACAGTGGAAAATAGTTACCAGCGAAGTAGTGGGCAAAATGATAAAGTATGATTCTACGTTAACCAATTGGTATGACTGGATTGGTTACCCTATTGAATATTGA
- a CDS encoding YceH family protein has translation MDTPQSLPVLNDTELRVMGSLMEKSKTTPDYYPMTLNSLTAACNQKSSRKPVVEYSENEVTIALDTLKRKGLISTATGGSSRVIKYKHNFAIVFPVVPAEVSILCLLILRGPLTPGEINSNSGRLYEFENLDEVQSILEKLAGGDVPYVEQMPKRPGQKEVRYRHLLGGTVPADDAIDEPVRRGSTDLESRLSKVENELAELKEAFDKLMKELS, from the coding sequence ATGGATACACCGCAATCTTTACCTGTATTGAATGACACCGAGCTGCGCGTGATGGGCTCGCTGATGGAAAAAAGCAAAACCACGCCCGACTACTACCCCATGACGCTGAACAGCCTTACCGCGGCATGTAATCAAAAGTCGTCGCGTAAGCCGGTTGTTGAGTACAGCGAGAACGAGGTGACCATTGCGCTAGACACGCTGAAAAGAAAGGGACTGATTTCCACTGCAACGGGGGGCAGCAGCCGCGTCATAAAGTACAAGCACAACTTTGCTATTGTGTTCCCTGTTGTTCCGGCAGAAGTATCCATATTGTGCCTGCTGATATTGCGCGGACCATTAACGCCCGGCGAGATCAACTCTAATTCGGGACGTTTATATGAATTTGAAAACCTCGACGAAGTTCAGTCCATATTGGAAAAACTTGCCGGTGGTGATGTGCCTTATGTGGAGCAAATGCCAAAACGCCCCGGCCAAAAAGAAGTTAGATACCGGCATCTGCTGGGCGGCACCGTTCCGGCGGATGACGCGATAGATGAACCAGTTCGTCGTGGAAGTACTGATCTGGAAAGCCGCTTGAGCAAAGTGGAAAACGAATTGGCCGAGTTAAAGGAAGCTTTTGATAAGTTGATGAAAGAGCTAAGCTGA
- a CDS encoding TMEM175 family protein has product MGKGRIEAFSDGVIAIIITIMVLELKVPHDATIEGLRPLLPVFVSYLLSFIYVGIYWNNHHHMFQAVKSVNGAVMWANLNLLFWLSLIPFVTGWMGENHFAQWPVICYGFVLIMCAVAYSILVQVLIRRHGEHSLLARALGNDFKGKVSVAIYVISVAVSFWQSWIAFALYVVVACIWFIPDRRIEKRIGSDELHEQS; this is encoded by the coding sequence ATGGGTAAAGGGCGCATAGAGGCTTTTAGCGATGGGGTTATAGCGATTATTATCACCATTATGGTTCTTGAACTGAAGGTTCCGCATGATGCAACTATAGAAGGTCTGCGCCCTTTGCTGCCGGTTTTTGTAAGTTATTTGCTAAGCTTTATATATGTAGGCATCTACTGGAACAATCATCACCACATGTTCCAGGCGGTAAAATCTGTTAATGGTGCAGTAATGTGGGCAAATCTGAACCTGCTGTTCTGGCTTTCACTTATCCCTTTTGTTACCGGTTGGATGGGCGAGAACCATTTTGCGCAATGGCCGGTGATCTGCTATGGCTTTGTGCTTATTATGTGCGCGGTCGCTTACAGTATACTGGTGCAGGTGCTTATCAGGCGACACGGAGAGCATTCGCTGCTTGCTCGTGCCTTGGGTAACGATTTTAAAGGAAAAGTATCGGTGGCTATTTATGTGATATCTGTAGCCGTATCCTTTTGGCAATCGTGGATTGCTTTTGCACTATACGTAGTGGTTGCCTGTATCTGGTTTATACCAGACCGGCGAATAGAAAAACGCATCGGCAGTGATGAACTGCACGAACAAAGTTAA
- a CDS encoding glycoside hydrolase family 88 protein — MKYFKHCLIAAGLFVSCSLFAQQRNTFKPQKALLDTIDNNIKLSVSQYKYMAAQLPQGQFPKTFYPATNKAETSNSGWWCSGFYPGTLLELYEQTHDVALKTEADRILKLLEKEQYNTHTHDLGFMMYCSFGNANRLSPNSQYKQILLNSAKSLSTRFNPAVGCIKSWDSKPSDFLVIIDNMMNLELLFWATRETGDSSFYKIAVTHANTTMKNHYRPDYSSYHVINYDAQTGAVKEKKTAQGFANESAWARGQAWGLYGFTVMYRETKDKKYLDEANRIAGFILNNPNLPADKIPYWDFNATNIPNALRDASAGAIMASALLELARYTDKQDGRKYFNAAEIVLKSLSSPQYKAKPGTNGGFILQHSVGHFPAGTEVDVPLTYADYYFLEAMERYKAFAAR, encoded by the coding sequence ATGAAGTATTTTAAACACTGCCTTATAGCGGCCGGACTTTTTGTATCCTGTTCTTTGTTTGCTCAGCAAAGAAATACATTTAAGCCACAGAAGGCATTGCTGGACACCATAGATAATAACATAAAGTTGTCGGTATCCCAGTACAAGTACATGGCTGCGCAATTGCCGCAGGGGCAGTTCCCAAAAACTTTCTACCCTGCTACAAACAAGGCGGAAACAAGTAACTCTGGCTGGTGGTGCAGCGGTTTTTACCCGGGCACCCTGTTGGAACTTTATGAACAAACCCATGACGTTGCCCTTAAAACTGAGGCAGACAGAATATTAAAGCTGCTGGAAAAGGAGCAATATAACACGCATACGCATGACCTTGGTTTTATGATGTATTGCAGCTTTGGTAATGCCAACAGGTTGTCGCCGAACTCTCAATACAAGCAAATATTATTAAATAGTGCTAAAAGCCTGTCTACCCGCTTTAACCCTGCCGTTGGCTGCATTAAATCGTGGGATTCAAAACCCTCGGATTTCCTGGTGATCATCGACAATATGATGAACCTTGAGCTGCTGTTTTGGGCGACGCGCGAGACAGGTGACTCGAGTTTTTACAAGATAGCCGTTACTCATGCCAATACCACCATGAAGAACCACTACCGCCCGGATTACAGCTCTTATCATGTTATCAACTACGATGCGCAAACAGGTGCTGTAAAAGAGAAGAAAACTGCACAAGGCTTTGCAAATGAATCTGCATGGGCAAGGGGACAGGCATGGGGCCTGTACGGTTTTACGGTGATGTACCGCGAAACGAAGGATAAAAAGTATCTGGATGAAGCTAATAGGATCGCCGGGTTCATCCTGAATAATCCAAACCTGCCTGCCGATAAAATACCCTATTGGGACTTTAACGCAACCAACATTCCAAATGCACTTCGCGATGCTTCTGCCGGCGCTATAATGGCTTCGGCACTGCTTGAACTTGCCAGGTACACCGATAAACAAGATGGCAGGAAATACTTCAATGCCGCTGAAATTGTCCTTAAATCATTATCTTCACCGCAATACAAAGCAAAACCAGGTACAAACGGCGGCTTTATTCTACAACACAGTGTAGGCCATTTTCCTGCCGGTACCGAGGTAGATGTACCGCTAACTTATGCCGACTATTATTTTTTAGAGGCGATGGAACGGTATAAAGCATTTGCCGCGAGATAG
- a CDS encoding NIPSNAP family protein — protein MKKLSTLLAALLLAFVSMSSASASVHYYRLRVYHFKTPAQERLIENYLKDAYLPALHRQTTSPVGVFKTMEQDTDKRVYVLLTYDNLKKAVEADAELEKDKQYLLAAKDYLNAAYNATPYTRFEDILLKAFDKWPDTTVPQLKSPKAERVYELRSYEGPTEAFYKNKVQMFNAGGETVLFNRLKFNAVFYAGVLAGSRMPNLMYMTTFENKADRDKHWEVFSNDAEWKNLSSRPEYQHNVSKADIIFLHPTEYSDL, from the coding sequence ATGAAAAAACTTTCTACCCTGTTGGCCGCGTTGCTTCTGGCGTTTGTTAGTATGTCAAGCGCAAGCGCATCTGTACATTATTACCGTTTAAGAGTATATCACTTTAAAACTCCTGCACAGGAGAGACTTATTGAGAACTACCTCAAGGACGCTTACTTGCCAGCTCTTCACCGGCAAACCACCTCGCCTGTTGGTGTTTTTAAAACAATGGAACAGGATACGGACAAACGCGTATACGTGCTGCTTACTTACGACAACCTGAAAAAAGCGGTTGAGGCGGATGCCGAATTGGAAAAAGATAAGCAATACCTGCTGGCGGCTAAAGATTACCTGAACGCTGCTTACAACGCCACACCATATACCCGTTTTGAAGACATCTTGCTGAAAGCCTTTGACAAATGGCCGGATACAACAGTTCCGCAATTAAAGTCGCCTAAAGCAGAAAGGGTTTACGAACTGCGTAGCTATGAGGGCCCTACCGAAGCCTTTTATAAGAACAAGGTACAGATGTTTAACGCAGGAGGGGAGACGGTGCTTTTTAACCGTTTAAAGTTTAATGCTGTTTTTTACGCCGGTGTGCTGGCGGGAAGCCGTATGCCTAACCTGATGTATATGACCACTTTTGAGAACAAAGCTGATCGTGATAAACATTGGGAGGTGTTCTCCAACGATGCAGAATGGAAGAACTTGTCTTCAAGACCCGAGTATCAGCATAATGTATCTAAAGCGGATATTATCTTCCTTCATCCGACGGAATATTCTGACCTCTAA